Proteins encoded by one window of Hemiscyllium ocellatum isolate sHemOce1 chromosome 50, sHemOce1.pat.X.cur, whole genome shotgun sequence:
- the LOC132805501 gene encoding small ribosomal subunit protein eS27 yields the protein MPLAKDLLHPSPEEEKRKHKKKRLVQSPNSYFMDVKCPGCYKITTVFSHAQTVVLCVGCSTVLCQPTGGKARLTEGCSFRRKQH from the exons ATGCCT TTGGCGAAAGATCTACTACATCCCTCTCCTGAGGAGGAGAAGAGGAAACACAAGAAGAAACGTTTGGTGCAAAGCCCCAACTCGTACTTCATGGATGTCAAATGCCCTG GTTGCTATAAAATCACTACAGTGTTCAGCCACGCACAGACTGTCGTACTATGTGTCGGATGCTCCACTGTACTTTGCCAGCCCACTGGTGGAAAGGCCAGGCTAACAGAAG GCTGTTCCTTCAGGAGAAAGCAGCACTAA